A genomic window from Cupriavidus metallidurans CH34 includes:
- a CDS encoding ABC transporter permease, whose translation MYLAKLITRNAMRHKLRTALTVLGLVIAVLAYGLLQTVVDAWYAGASAASNARLVTRNAISLTFTLPLSYENRIKGVDGVTMVARSNWFGGVYRDPKNFFAQFAVSDNYLDLYPEFIVPPTQRADYERDRRGALIGRQLADQYGFKIGDVIPIKGTIYPGTWDFVVRGIMEGRDESTITRQMVFHWDYLNETVRKKTARQADQVGVYVIGVDNPDNAAAISRAVDNVFKNSLAETLTETEQAFQLGFVAMSNQIIAAIRVVSYVVIVIVMAVMANAMAMSARERITEYATLKALGFGPGFLSMLVFGESLIISAFGGGLGMLLTPPAARFFKQAVGGVFPVFTVSHDTMAMQAACALVVGLAAAIVPAVQAARVRIVEGLRAIG comes from the coding sequence ATGTACCTGGCCAAGCTGATCACCCGCAATGCCATGCGCCACAAGCTGCGCACGGCGCTGACCGTGCTCGGCCTGGTGATCGCCGTACTGGCGTACGGGCTGCTACAAACCGTGGTCGATGCGTGGTACGCGGGCGCTTCGGCCGCATCGAATGCCCGGCTGGTGACGCGCAATGCGATCTCGCTGACCTTCACCCTGCCGCTGAGCTACGAGAACCGCATCAAGGGCGTGGACGGCGTGACCATGGTGGCGCGGTCCAACTGGTTTGGCGGGGTCTATCGCGACCCAAAGAACTTCTTCGCGCAGTTCGCCGTTTCCGACAACTACCTCGATCTTTACCCCGAATTCATCGTGCCGCCTACCCAACGCGCCGATTACGAGCGCGACCGCCGGGGCGCGCTGATCGGGAGGCAGTTGGCCGACCAGTACGGCTTCAAGATCGGCGACGTCATTCCAATCAAGGGCACGATCTACCCCGGCACCTGGGACTTCGTCGTGCGCGGCATTATGGAAGGCCGCGACGAAAGCACGATCACGCGCCAGATGGTGTTCCACTGGGACTACCTGAACGAGACCGTACGCAAGAAGACCGCCCGCCAGGCTGACCAGGTGGGTGTTTACGTGATCGGCGTCGACAATCCGGACAACGCGGCGGCCATCTCGCGCGCCGTGGACAACGTATTCAAGAACTCCCTGGCGGAGACGTTGACCGAAACCGAGCAGGCCTTCCAGCTTGGCTTTGTGGCGATGTCGAACCAGATCATCGCCGCGATCCGGGTGGTGTCCTACGTAGTGATCGTGATCGTCATGGCGGTGATGGCCAATGCCATGGCGATGAGCGCGCGCGAACGGATCACCGAGTACGCCACACTCAAGGCGCTCGGCTTTGGGCCGGGCTTTCTGTCGATGCTGGTATTTGGCGAGTCGCTGATCATCAGCGCTTTTGGTGGCGGGCTGGGGATGCTGCTGACCCCACCAGCGGCGCGATTCTTCAAGCAGGCCGTGGGCGGCGTCTTTCCGGTCTTCACCGTGTCACACGACACCATGGCCATGCAGGCCGCGTGCGCACTGGTGGTCGGCCTCGCGGCCGCCATCGTCCCCGCGGTGCAGGCGGCGCGCGTGCGCATCGTCGAGGGCCTGCGGGCCATCGGGTAA
- a CDS encoding ArsR/SmtB family transcription factor, with amino-acid sequence MLNYSDPHVALDATFQALADTTRRTMLAQLARGPLSVTELARPLAMSLPAVMQHLSVLEQAGLVRTEKVGRVRTCTMAPKALSEAEQWINARRAEWEGHFDRLGEYLETMKKEAASDGNGN; translated from the coding sequence ATGCTTAACTATTCCGATCCCCACGTCGCCCTGGACGCCACATTCCAGGCGCTGGCCGATACCACGCGGCGCACCATGCTCGCGCAGCTTGCACGCGGGCCGCTTTCGGTGACGGAACTGGCGCGGCCCCTGGCGATGTCGCTGCCGGCGGTGATGCAGCACCTGTCCGTGCTTGAACAGGCCGGTCTGGTCCGGACCGAGAAGGTCGGGCGAGTACGCACCTGCACCATGGCGCCGAAAGCGCTCAGTGAGGCAGAGCAGTGGATCAACGCGCGTCGCGCTGAATGGGAAGGGCATTTCGACCGGTTGGGCGAGTACCTCGAAACCATGAAAAAGGAGGCAGCATCCGATGGCAACGGCAACTGA
- a CDS encoding efflux RND transporter periplasmic adaptor subunit: MADPDLSKLKIDRSAMAPAQRRRRPWLRYAIIAVVILVLAGIGLKLAGPQTVETATVTSAYPSQNFTLLNATGYVVPQRKAAVASKAQGRLEWLGVLEGSRVKKDEIIARIESRDVEASAAQARAQVQVAEANLALQQAELRDADVNLRRSKELLAPAAISQQQYDSDLARYNKARASISNSEASITSAKANARAAEVAVEQTVVRAPFDGVVLIKHANVGDNITPFSAAADTKGAIVTIADMSTLEVEADVAESNIAKITVEQPCEVLLDALPNLRQEGRVSRIVPTVDRSKATVLVKIRFVDRDPRVLPDMSAKIAFLSKPVAPAENKPLTAIQPSAVVERDGKPVVFLVQDGRAKQAPVTRGAKIGELLAVQGVKPGDVVVLAPSEKLGDGSKVSVAKK, encoded by the coding sequence TTGGCTGATCCAGACCTGAGCAAGCTGAAAATCGATCGTAGCGCCATGGCGCCCGCCCAGCGCCGCCGCCGTCCCTGGCTGCGCTACGCGATCATCGCGGTGGTGATCCTCGTGCTGGCCGGCATCGGCCTGAAGCTGGCCGGGCCCCAGACCGTGGAAACGGCGACGGTCACTTCGGCATACCCGTCGCAAAACTTCACGCTGCTCAACGCTACGGGTTACGTGGTGCCACAGCGCAAGGCGGCGGTAGCATCTAAGGCGCAGGGCCGGCTGGAGTGGCTTGGTGTGCTGGAAGGCTCCCGCGTCAAGAAGGATGAGATCATCGCGCGGATCGAAAGCCGCGACGTCGAGGCGTCCGCCGCGCAGGCGCGAGCCCAGGTCCAGGTAGCCGAAGCCAATCTGGCATTGCAACAGGCCGAACTGCGTGACGCCGATGTCAATCTGCGCCGGTCGAAGGAACTGCTTGCGCCGGCAGCGATTTCCCAACAGCAATACGATTCCGATCTGGCGCGCTACAACAAGGCGCGCGCGTCGATCAGCAATTCGGAGGCGTCGATCACCTCGGCCAAGGCCAATGCCCGCGCCGCTGAAGTGGCGGTGGAGCAGACCGTGGTTCGCGCGCCGTTCGACGGTGTGGTGCTGATCAAGCATGCCAACGTCGGCGACAACATTACCCCGTTCTCGGCGGCCGCCGACACCAAGGGTGCGATCGTGACCATCGCCGACATGTCCACGCTCGAAGTGGAAGCGGACGTAGCGGAATCCAATATCGCGAAGATCACGGTCGAGCAGCCCTGCGAGGTTCTGCTCGATGCCCTGCCGAACCTGCGCCAGGAGGGCCGCGTGTCACGCATTGTCCCGACCGTCGACCGGTCAAAGGCGACCGTGCTGGTCAAGATCCGCTTCGTCGATCGCGACCCGCGCGTGCTGCCGGACATGAGCGCCAAGATCGCCTTCCTTTCCAAGCCGGTGGCACCTGCCGAAAACAAGCCTCTGACGGCCATCCAGCCATCGGCCGTGGTCGAGCGCGACGGCAAGCCCGTGGTGTTCCTGGTGCAGGACGGCAGGGCAAAACAGGCGCCCGTGACGCGCGGCGCGAAGATCGGCGAACTGCTGGCCGTTCAGGGCGTGAAGCCGGGCGATGTGGTGGTGCTAGCGCCGTCCGAGAAGCTGGGCGACGGCAGCAAGGTCTCCGTCGCAAAGAAGTGA
- a CDS encoding ABC transporter permease: protein MVIPLHYIARNVWARRLTTTLTAGGLALVVFVFATMLMLDAGLKRTLVTTGERDNVVLIRKGAETEIQSAISRDQAAAMEMHSAVALTPEGRPMSSREAVVLISLTKTGYTTPSNVVIRGITPLGVEMRPQVRLTRGRMFKPGSSEIIVGSSIAKGYDNVSIGDHLRFAQRDWTVVGHFDAGGSGFDSEIWGDVDQLMQSFRRTSYSSMAVRLADSDAFDRFRADIDVDPRLANEAKREQQFYSDQSKALSAFINILGLTLTTIFSVAAMIGAMITMYASVANRVGEIGTLRALGFQRINVLAAFLIEAVLLGLVGGVAGLLCASLMQFASFSTTNFQTFADLSFRFVLTPGIVIKTLLFSMTMGLIGGFLPALRASRLNIVDALRAR from the coding sequence ATGGTCATCCCGCTCCACTACATCGCACGCAACGTCTGGGCACGGCGCCTGACCACCACGCTGACCGCAGGCGGGCTGGCGCTGGTCGTGTTCGTATTCGCGACCATGCTGATGCTCGACGCCGGCCTCAAGCGGACGCTGGTGACGACTGGGGAACGTGACAACGTCGTGCTGATCCGCAAGGGCGCCGAAACCGAGATACAGAGCGCGATATCGCGCGATCAGGCGGCGGCCATGGAGATGCATTCGGCCGTTGCGTTGACCCCGGAAGGCAGGCCGATGTCATCACGCGAGGCCGTGGTGCTGATCTCGCTGACCAAGACCGGCTACACCACGCCTTCCAATGTGGTGATTCGCGGCATTACCCCGCTGGGGGTGGAGATGCGGCCGCAGGTCAGGCTGACCCGGGGACGCATGTTCAAGCCGGGCTCGTCGGAAATCATTGTCGGGAGCAGCATCGCCAAGGGTTATGACAACGTCAGCATCGGCGACCATCTGCGATTTGCCCAGCGGGACTGGACCGTGGTTGGCCACTTCGACGCCGGCGGCAGCGGGTTCGATTCCGAGATCTGGGGCGACGTGGACCAGTTGATGCAGTCGTTCCGGCGCACCAGCTATTCCTCTATGGCGGTCCGGTTGGCCGACTCGGACGCGTTCGATCGTTTTCGCGCCGATATCGACGTCGACCCGCGTCTGGCTAATGAAGCCAAGCGCGAGCAGCAGTTCTACAGCGACCAGTCGAAGGCGCTATCGGCGTTCATCAACATCCTGGGGCTGACGCTGACCACGATCTTCTCGGTCGCCGCGATGATCGGCGCGATGATCACCATGTATGCGTCGGTGGCGAACCGCGTTGGCGAGATCGGCACCCTGCGCGCGCTGGGCTTCCAGCGCATCAACGTGCTCGCGGCCTTCCTGATCGAGGCCGTGCTGCTCGGCCTGGTTGGTGGGGTCGCCGGTCTGCTCTGCGCCTCGCTGATGCAATTCGCGTCGTTCTCGACCACGAACTTTCAGACCTTCGCCGATCTGTCGTTCCGCTTCGTGCTGACACCCGGGATCGTGATCAAAACACTGCTGTTCTCGATGACGATGGGCCTGATCGGCGGCTTCCTGCCGGCGCTCAGGGCGTCGCGGCTGAATATCGTGGATGCGCTGCGGGCGCGTTGA
- a CDS encoding FUSC family protein, whose amino-acid sequence MASWPNARQWLFSLKAFAAAMLALYIALYFGLPRPYWAMATVYFVSHPLTGATRSKAAYRVAGTVLGATAAVATVPQLVNMPIVLMGAISLWIMVLVYLSLLQRSPRSYVFLLAAYTLPIVALPAVMHPGDIFDIAVARIEEIVIGIVCAGLVGSIVFPAKVAPALRDRIRIWLHDAAAWANDIVNASPRADASRHRLAADMLALDQLIAQLSFDTDSQQTLHHARALRARMSGLMPILSALESVLHALRTTPEGSEREALTRTATHLQAQFNRLMRTCERLQHGISDHPPDLPPEEPAGAEQAADEAAAYHDHAMLLFGAVSAGLAVFCVGLLWIFSGWEDGGGPVAVASIASCFFATIDEPRPVARMFLRWSAACLLIASFYLFMVIPHAQTFETLVGMLSVPYLGIGMLIQRPGFNLIAMLLSVNTASFANVQSVYDTNFLGIFNTSLANAAAMLFAPVWAMLARPFGAHVAAHRLLRASWQDLAHAATWRAADIHTQLGARMLDRLGQLMPRLGASRGRLASDGFTELQIGYCTLALQRALPSLPPAARKPIRRVLSIVARHFRARARAGHVVPVPMPLRQWLDTSIGQVMAARGDNQQMAAVLSALVVLRLTMQTHEKND is encoded by the coding sequence ATGGCTAGCTGGCCGAATGCCCGACAGTGGCTGTTTTCGCTGAAGGCATTCGCTGCCGCGATGCTGGCGCTCTACATCGCACTGTATTTCGGCCTGCCGCGCCCCTACTGGGCCATGGCCACGGTCTATTTTGTCTCCCATCCGCTGACGGGCGCGACGCGCTCGAAGGCCGCCTATCGCGTGGCCGGTACCGTGCTCGGCGCCACCGCGGCAGTGGCGACGGTGCCGCAACTGGTCAATATGCCGATCGTGCTGATGGGCGCGATCTCCCTCTGGATCATGGTGCTGGTCTACCTGTCGCTGCTGCAACGGTCACCGCGCAGCTACGTGTTCCTGCTGGCCGCCTACACGCTGCCGATCGTCGCGCTGCCGGCGGTGATGCACCCGGGCGACATCTTCGACATCGCGGTGGCCCGGATCGAGGAGATCGTGATCGGGATCGTCTGCGCGGGGCTGGTCGGATCGATCGTCTTTCCCGCGAAAGTGGCGCCAGCGCTGCGAGACCGCATCCGCATCTGGCTGCACGACGCGGCCGCATGGGCCAACGATATCGTCAATGCCAGCCCCCGTGCCGATGCCAGCCGTCACCGTCTAGCCGCCGATATGCTGGCGCTCGACCAGTTGATCGCGCAGCTTTCGTTCGATACCGACAGCCAGCAGACGCTGCACCACGCCCGCGCGCTGCGTGCGCGGATGTCGGGGTTGATGCCGATCCTGTCGGCGCTGGAAAGCGTGCTGCATGCACTGCGCACGACGCCCGAAGGCAGCGAGCGCGAAGCCCTGACCCGTACCGCCACCCATCTGCAGGCGCAGTTCAACCGGCTGATGCGGACCTGCGAGAGGCTGCAGCACGGCATCAGCGACCACCCGCCCGACCTGCCCCCCGAGGAACCGGCAGGCGCCGAGCAGGCCGCGGACGAGGCGGCCGCGTATCACGACCACGCCATGTTGCTGTTCGGCGCGGTGTCGGCCGGACTGGCGGTGTTCTGCGTCGGGCTGCTCTGGATCTTCTCGGGCTGGGAGGATGGCGGCGGCCCCGTGGCCGTGGCGTCGATCGCAAGCTGCTTTTTCGCGACCATCGACGAGCCCCGTCCGGTGGCGCGCATGTTCCTGCGCTGGAGCGCCGCGTGCCTGCTGATTGCATCGTTCTACCTGTTCATGGTGATTCCGCACGCGCAGACGTTCGAGACCCTGGTGGGGATGTTGTCCGTGCCCTACCTTGGCATTGGCATGTTGATCCAGCGGCCAGGATTCAATCTGATCGCGATGCTGCTATCGGTGAATACGGCGTCGTTCGCCAACGTGCAGAGCGTCTACGACACAAACTTCCTCGGCATCTTCAATACGAGCCTGGCCAATGCGGCGGCCATGCTGTTCGCACCGGTCTGGGCGATGCTGGCGCGGCCTTTCGGCGCCCATGTGGCCGCGCACCGCCTGCTGCGCGCGAGCTGGCAGGACCTGGCGCACGCCGCCACGTGGCGCGCTGCGGACATCCATACGCAGCTTGGCGCCCGGATGCTCGACCGGCTGGGCCAGTTGATGCCACGCCTGGGCGCCAGCCGGGGGCGGCTGGCATCCGATGGGTTTACGGAGTTGCAGATCGGCTACTGCACGCTGGCGCTGCAGCGCGCGCTGCCGTCATTGCCGCCAGCTGCGCGCAAACCCATCAGGCGGGTGTTGAGCATCGTGGCACGCCACTTCCGGGCGCGCGCGCGCGCCGGGCATGTGGTACCCGTGCCGATGCCACTGCGGCAGTGGCTCGATACCTCGATCGGACAGGTCATGGCGGCGCGTGGCGATAACCAGCAGATGGCGGCTGTACTGAGCGCGCTCGTGGTGCTTCGCCTCACGATGCAAACGCATGAAAAAAACGACTGA
- a CDS encoding SRPBCC family protein, which yields MATATETSKATTKTQASAAADRESLTVSRAFNAPRDLVFQAWSAAEHLKHWFCPQGFTIPECEVEFRPGGKFDLWMRSLDGNYSHWIRGHYVEIIPHSRLVLDMTVVTEAGVALFNANTSVTFETVCGGTEMSVTQRYTALDPSAGNFTRGAEEGWAQTLDRLEKEVARIAAATPARSVAHGVFTIERTYDASPELVFRALSDPVAKAQWFNGGPGYTEVKRTMDVRPGGREHLQGRWENGLVSTFDAVYFDVIPNERLVYSYEMHMGERKISVSLATFELKRAGQGTRLVMTEQGAFLDGYDDAGSREHGSGLLLDAIGEWLKAMTKR from the coding sequence ATGGCAACGGCAACTGAAACATCCAAGGCAACTACGAAGACCCAGGCATCTGCCGCGGCGGATCGCGAATCGCTGACCGTCTCGCGGGCATTCAACGCGCCGCGCGACCTCGTCTTCCAGGCATGGAGCGCCGCCGAGCACCTGAAGCACTGGTTCTGTCCGCAGGGCTTCACGATTCCCGAGTGCGAAGTCGAATTCCGGCCGGGCGGCAAGTTCGATCTCTGGATGCGATCGCTCGATGGCAACTATTCGCACTGGATTCGCGGCCACTACGTCGAGATCATTCCTCATTCGCGTCTGGTGCTGGACATGACCGTGGTAACCGAAGCGGGTGTGGCGCTGTTCAATGCCAATACCTCGGTCACGTTCGAGACCGTGTGCGGTGGCACGGAGATGTCGGTGACCCAGCGCTACACGGCGCTGGACCCGTCAGCCGGCAATTTCACGCGCGGCGCGGAGGAAGGCTGGGCGCAGACGCTGGACCGGCTGGAAAAGGAAGTGGCGCGGATCGCGGCCGCCACGCCGGCACGGTCGGTCGCGCATGGCGTTTTCACGATCGAGCGCACCTACGACGCAAGTCCCGAGCTGGTATTCCGCGCGCTGAGCGATCCCGTCGCCAAGGCACAGTGGTTCAACGGTGGCCCGGGCTATACCGAGGTCAAGCGCACGATGGACGTGCGGCCCGGTGGCCGCGAGCATCTGCAGGGGCGCTGGGAGAACGGCCTGGTGTCCACGTTCGACGCGGTGTACTTCGACGTGATCCCCAACGAGCGGCTGGTCTACAGCTACGAGATGCATATGGGTGAACGCAAGATCTCGGTCTCGCTGGCCACCTTCGAACTGAAGCGGGCGGGGCAGGGTACTCGGCTCGTCATGACCGAGCAGGGTGCGTTTCTCGATGGCTATGACGATGCAGGATCGCGCGAGCATGGCTCCGGACTGCTGCTCGATGCGATCGGGGAATGGCTGAAGGCGATGACGAAGCGCTGA
- a CDS encoding LysR family transcriptional regulator, translated as MPIDIRALRYFVETARLRSFTQAASSLFVTQSTISKMVKQLEDEVGQPLLIREGKTVRLTDVGKVVYDRGQEALGVVHRLTLEVADLSSLGRGQLTVGVPPMVNLFFSPAVSAFRRRYPNLQLNLSEHGGKIVEQQVAHGELEVGATVLPGDSGLNLETRQFAKYPIWAVGPHRAAWASGRTVTLAALRDEPLVMLTDEFSLTRMLRQAFTDARFEPHVVAQSGHWDFLASMAAAGLGTTFLPEPLLSRLESRDKLAVARLTEPTVDWALAHIWSPGRYLSHAARAWLEVCEEVMG; from the coding sequence ATGCCGATCGACATTCGTGCGCTGCGTTACTTCGTGGAGACCGCGCGCCTGAGAAGCTTCACGCAGGCCGCATCTTCGCTCTTCGTCACGCAATCGACCATCAGCAAGATGGTCAAGCAGCTCGAGGACGAAGTGGGGCAGCCACTGCTGATTCGCGAGGGCAAGACCGTGCGCCTGACCGACGTCGGCAAGGTGGTCTATGACCGTGGCCAGGAAGCGCTCGGCGTGGTGCATCGGCTGACGCTCGAGGTGGCGGATCTTTCGTCACTTGGGCGCGGTCAATTGACGGTCGGTGTACCGCCAATGGTCAATCTGTTCTTTTCCCCGGCCGTCAGCGCGTTTCGACGACGATATCCCAATCTGCAACTGAATCTCTCCGAGCACGGCGGGAAGATCGTGGAGCAGCAGGTGGCGCATGGCGAACTCGAAGTCGGGGCCACGGTGCTGCCCGGAGACAGCGGGCTCAATCTGGAGACGCGCCAGTTCGCCAAGTACCCGATCTGGGCGGTGGGCCCGCATCGCGCGGCCTGGGCAAGTGGCCGCACGGTCACGTTGGCGGCGCTGCGCGACGAGCCACTGGTCATGCTGACCGACGAGTTCTCGCTGACCCGGATGCTGCGGCAGGCATTCACCGATGCTCGCTTCGAGCCCCATGTGGTGGCGCAGAGCGGGCACTGGGACTTCCTGGCATCCATGGCTGCGGCGGGGCTCGGCACGACCTTTCTGCCCGAACCGTTGCTCTCGCGCCTGGAGTCCCGTGACAAGCTTGCCGTCGCCCGGCTGACCGAGCCGACCGTGGACTGGGCGCTGGCCCATATCTGGTCCCCGGGGCGCTACCTGTCGCACGCCGCGCGGGCGTGGCTGGAGGTTTGCGAGGAGGTGATGGGGTAA
- a CDS encoding MarR family winged helix-turn-helix transcriptional regulator codes for MAQETSGTLQAPGRLVDFINYRLYHLSRVAMAASGLHLRAAAGVSRREWRMLAFLGEQPGTRLTELAASAGLDKVLASRAVHGLIDKGLVRRDSREGDRRAAAFRLTEAGESVYAAAFARARDFNRELAGCLNEDEAEMFSRCLDKLHAQAMTMLLAAKPLADRSDAADAPAFEDPLNVWRKR; via the coding sequence ATGGCGCAGGAAACTTCAGGCACCTTGCAGGCGCCGGGCCGGCTGGTCGACTTCATCAATTACCGTCTCTATCACCTGAGCCGCGTGGCGATGGCCGCGAGCGGCTTGCATCTGCGGGCCGCAGCGGGCGTCAGTCGCCGCGAGTGGCGGATGCTGGCATTCCTCGGTGAACAGCCAGGCACCCGGCTGACCGAACTGGCAGCCAGCGCGGGGCTCGACAAGGTGCTGGCCAGCCGCGCGGTGCATGGCCTGATTGACAAGGGATTGGTACGCCGGGATTCGCGCGAGGGCGACCGGCGCGCGGCAGCCTTCAGGCTGACTGAAGCGGGCGAGTCGGTGTACGCGGCGGCCTTCGCGCGGGCGCGCGATTTCAATCGGGAATTGGCGGGCTGCCTGAATGAGGATGAGGCGGAGATGTTCTCGCGCTGCCTGGACAAACTCCATGCGCAGGCCATGACGATGCTGCTGGCGGCGAAACCCCTGGCGGACAGGTCCGATGCCGCCGATGCGCCGGCGTTCGAAGATCCGCTGAACGTGTGGCGGAAGCGCTAA
- a CDS encoding Bug family tripartite tricarboxylate transporter substrate binding protein, giving the protein MGAATVVTAVTAVCTLTLPAAHAQSDKPIRILVGYPAGGTADLAARLVGDKLREELKQTVVIENKPGAGGRLVMDYAKSQAGDGNTIVLANSAVMTIAPLVYRKLNYDVARDFTPVAQVANFQLALATGPGTPAKSFKDYVAWLKTNSVDSTHAAYASPALGSIPHFFGLMIGKQVGVSMLHVPFNGSAPLMTALIGGQVPASVDTLADLTEMHRAGKIHVLATSGTRRSAALPDVPTFTELGYKDIEGVGRYGFIAPAGTSRATIDRLNAAVAHAIASPDLQQKFLKLGLEPQSGSADAFAAVLAGDATRWGPVVKASGYVGD; this is encoded by the coding sequence ATCGGCGCCGCCACCGTCGTGACTGCCGTGACTGCCGTTTGCACCCTGACCCTGCCCGCCGCCCATGCCCAAAGCGACAAACCGATCCGCATCCTGGTGGGATACCCGGCGGGTGGCACGGCCGATCTGGCGGCACGGCTGGTCGGCGACAAGCTGCGCGAGGAGCTAAAGCAGACCGTGGTCATCGAGAACAAGCCCGGCGCGGGTGGCCGGCTGGTCATGGACTATGCGAAATCGCAGGCCGGCGACGGCAACACCATCGTACTGGCCAACTCGGCGGTGATGACCATCGCGCCGCTCGTCTACCGCAAGCTCAACTACGACGTCGCGCGCGATTTCACGCCAGTGGCGCAGGTGGCCAATTTCCAGCTTGCGCTGGCAACCGGACCGGGCACGCCGGCTAAATCCTTCAAGGATTATGTGGCCTGGCTCAAGACCAATTCGGTCGATTCGACCCATGCAGCCTACGCCTCGCCCGCACTCGGCAGCATTCCCCACTTCTTCGGACTGATGATCGGCAAGCAGGTTGGCGTGTCGATGCTGCACGTGCCGTTCAACGGTTCCGCGCCGCTGATGACCGCGCTGATCGGCGGTCAGGTGCCGGCATCGGTGGATACGCTGGCCGATCTGACCGAAATGCATCGCGCCGGCAAGATCCACGTACTGGCCACCTCGGGCACGCGCCGCTCGGCCGCCCTGCCCGACGTGCCGACGTTTACCGAGCTCGGCTACAAGGACATCGAAGGCGTGGGCCGCTACGGCTTCATCGCCCCGGCGGGCACCTCGCGCGCCACGATCGACCGGCTCAATGCCGCCGTCGCGCACGCCATTGCGTCGCCCGACCTCCAGCAGAAATTCCTCAAGCTCGGGCTCGAACCGCAGAGCGGCAGCGCCGACGCCTTCGCTGCCGTGCTGGCCGGCGACGCCACTCGCTGGGGTCCGGTGGTCAAAGCGTCGGGCTACGTCGGCGACTGA
- a CDS encoding ABC transporter ATP-binding protein, with product MSAAPLVSIRHLAKSYQRGAQTVPVLSDISLDIAEGDFIALMGPSGSGKSTLLNLIAGIDRPDSGELIVGGVDISDLPESALADWRAAHVGFIFQFYNLMPVLTAFENVELPLMLTRLSRAERRERVELVLRMVNLADRMDHYPSELSGGQQQRVAIARALITDPTLIVADEPTGDLDRTSATEILTMLQRLNADVGKTIIMVTHDAHAAEAAKSLVHLEKGELTNSVATTASR from the coding sequence ATGTCCGCCGCTCCCCTCGTTTCGATCCGCCATTTGGCCAAGTCGTATCAGCGCGGCGCCCAGACCGTACCGGTGCTGTCCGATATCTCGCTCGATATTGCCGAAGGCGACTTTATCGCGCTGATGGGACCGTCCGGATCCGGCAAGAGCACGCTGCTGAACCTGATCGCCGGCATCGACCGGCCCGACAGCGGCGAGCTGATCGTGGGCGGCGTCGATATCTCCGACCTGCCCGAATCCGCGCTGGCCGACTGGCGAGCGGCCCATGTCGGCTTCATCTTCCAGTTCTATAACCTGATGCCGGTGCTGACAGCGTTCGAGAACGTGGAACTGCCGCTGATGCTGACCCGGCTGTCGCGCGCGGAACGGCGAGAGCGTGTGGAACTGGTGCTCCGCATGGTCAATCTGGCCGACCGGATGGATCACTACCCGTCCGAGCTCTCCGGCGGCCAGCAGCAACGCGTGGCGATCGCGCGGGCACTGATCACCGACCCGACGCTGATCGTCGCGGACGAGCCCACCGGCGACCTCGACCGCACCTCGGCCACGGAGATCCTGACGATGCTCCAGCGGCTCAACGCCGACGTCGGCAAGACCATCATCATGGTCACGCACGATGCCCATGCCGCCGAAGCGGCCAAATCGCTCGTCCATCTGGAAAAAGGCGAGCTGACCAACAGCGTCGCCACCACGGCATCGCGCTGA